A genomic stretch from Rhodobacterales bacterium HKCCA1288 includes:
- a CDS encoding tetraacyldisaccharide 4'-kinase, with product MQAPRFWYRAQPNAVAYALRPLSALYAAGTARKLATGARTKLGVPVVCVGNLTAGGTGKTPTVIALWEILAGLGATPHILSRGYGGTLTQTTRVDPTRHSAADCGDEPLLLSAFAPVWVGQDRLQSAKSAIAAGADILILDDGFQNASLAYDLSLIVVDAARGFGNGLVIPAGPLREPIATGLARADFVLSIGEADQQAAFSMRHPDLPCPHLTGHLAPLNMGMSFQDMPVLAFAGIGHPEKFFATLRKMGARILRAEALSDHQPLSDALMARILRDAQSLGAQPVTTEKDAVRLPDALRREVLTVPVRLRLDQDHALRDRLSGIFSKSP from the coding sequence ATGCAAGCACCTAGATTTTGGTATCGCGCGCAGCCTAATGCAGTGGCCTATGCCTTGCGCCCACTGAGCGCGCTTTATGCGGCAGGCACGGCGCGCAAATTGGCAACAGGCGCTCGGACGAAACTTGGCGTGCCTGTGGTCTGTGTTGGCAATTTGACCGCAGGCGGAACTGGGAAAACGCCCACAGTGATTGCCCTATGGGAAATCCTAGCAGGGCTTGGCGCCACCCCCCACATCCTCAGCCGTGGGTATGGTGGAACACTCACCCAAACAACACGCGTAGACCCGACCCGTCACAGCGCAGCTGACTGTGGTGATGAACCCTTGCTTTTGTCAGCTTTTGCGCCTGTATGGGTGGGCCAAGATCGTCTGCAAAGTGCCAAATCGGCCATTGCGGCGGGGGCCGATATTTTGATCCTTGATGACGGGTTTCAAAATGCAAGTCTGGCTTATGATCTGTCCTTGATTGTGGTGGATGCCGCGCGTGGATTTGGCAATGGTCTGGTCATCCCCGCAGGCCCGCTGCGTGAGCCGATTGCAACAGGCCTTGCGCGTGCGGATTTTGTTCTATCCATTGGCGAGGCAGATCAGCAGGCGGCGTTTTCAATGCGCCATCCAGACCTTCCTTGCCCCCATCTTACGGGCCATCTGGCGCCGTTAAATATGGGGATGTCCTTCCAAGATATGCCCGTTTTGGCCTTTGCAGGGATCGGTCATCCTGAAAAGTTCTTTGCCACATTGCGCAAAATGGGGGCGCGTATATTGCGGGCTGAGGCCCTCAGCGACCACCAACCTTTAAGCGATGCCTTGATGGCGCGGATTTTGCGCGATGCGCAAAGCCTTGGGGCGCAGCCTGTCACAACCGAAAAAGATGCGGTGCGCCTGCCTGATGCGCTGCGGCGTGAGGTGTTGACGGTGCCCGTGCGCCTGCGATTAGACCAAGACCACGCTTTGCGGGATCGCCTTAGCGGGATTTTTTCGAAAAGCCCGTGA
- a CDS encoding 3-deoxy-D-manno-octulosonic acid transferase, with product MRSRSLLLWLYLLFSRHATGLAERILAGRLARGKEDAARINERRGIASQARPDGPLVWFHAASVGEALSLLELIRRIREEREDLTILVTTGTVTSAAVMGRRLPADVIHQFVPLDIIGFVQSFLNHWQPDLAIWTESELWPAMIVETHRQGCPMMLLNARISQGSARNWRWLGGMARALLSRFDLVQAQDDLTASRLRCLGLLPSRIEVTGTLKEGAAALPHDEAQRQDLSQRLGTRPAWVAASTHAGEEDLVLAAHRAVLRSNPRAILLLVPRHPERGADIAKLLESDGWTFAQRSTGALPDRDTQVYLADSLGELGLWYRLAPISFLGGSLVDIGGHNPFEPAALGSAILYGPYVSNFTDIFDRLQAVDAARQVRDSESLARAVDELMNPERAAAMANAAWEVSSTGAAVTDRALNAILERLEQREADQRNAST from the coding sequence ATGCGGTCACGCTCCTTGCTGCTTTGGCTTTATCTTCTGTTTTCGCGTCATGCTACGGGTTTGGCGGAACGGATTTTGGCGGGCCGTTTGGCGCGCGGCAAAGAGGACGCAGCGCGTATCAATGAGCGGCGCGGTATTGCCAGTCAAGCGCGGCCCGATGGGCCATTGGTTTGGTTTCATGCGGCCTCTGTCGGCGAGGCGCTTTCCCTTCTTGAGCTGATCCGCCGTATCCGTGAAGAGCGCGAAGATCTCACGATTCTGGTTACGACAGGCACCGTGACATCTGCGGCTGTCATGGGGCGGCGTTTGCCTGCTGATGTAATCCATCAATTCGTGCCTTTGGATATTATAGGTTTTGTTCAATCTTTTCTGAACCATTGGCAGCCAGACCTCGCCATCTGGACAGAGTCCGAATTGTGGCCTGCCATGATCGTTGAGACGCATCGGCAAGGATGCCCGATGATGTTGCTCAATGCGCGCATCTCGCAAGGGTCAGCGCGCAATTGGCGGTGGTTGGGCGGAATGGCCCGCGCGCTGCTGTCGCGCTTTGATTTGGTGCAAGCGCAAGATGATCTGACCGCCTCTCGATTGCGGTGTTTGGGCTTGTTGCCATCTCGCATCGAAGTGACAGGCACCCTCAAGGAAGGTGCGGCGGCGCTTCCGCATGATGAGGCGCAGCGCCAAGATCTTTCGCAGCGCCTTGGCACCCGCCCCGCTTGGGTGGCGGCCTCCACCCATGCGGGCGAAGAGGACTTGGTCTTGGCCGCGCATCGGGCCGTGTTGCGGTCAAACCCGCGGGCCATTCTGTTGCTCGTGCCACGCCATCCTGAGCGTGGCGCAGATATTGCGAAACTCTTAGAAAGCGATGGCTGGACATTTGCGCAGCGCAGCACTGGCGCTCTGCCTGATCGCGACACCCAAGTGTATCTTGCCGATAGTTTGGGCGAGTTGGGCCTTTGGTATCGACTTGCCCCGATTTCCTTTTTGGGGGGCTCTTTGGTTGATATCGGGGGCCATAATCCATTTGAACCTGCGGCCCTTGGGTCGGCCATTCTCTATGGGCCATATGTCAGCAATTTCACCGATATTTTCGATCGCTTGCAGGCGGTCGATGCCGCGCGGCAGGTGCGCGATTCCGAAAGCCTCGCCCGTGCAGTGGATGAGTTGATGAACCCAGAACGGGCAGCCGCTATGGCCAATGCCGCATGGGAAGTATCCTCAACAGGGGCTGCGGTGACGGATCGTGCCCTCAATGCTATCCTAGAGCGGTTGGAACAACGCGAAGCGGATCAGCGCAATGCAAGCACCTAG
- a CDS encoding DUF4170 domain-containing protein, whose amino-acid sequence MAQRLHLVFGGELVDPARTEFRDVNDIHIVGIFPDYDSAYNAWKSEAQRTVDNAHMRYFIAHLHRLRDEEQANSAQSE is encoded by the coding sequence ATGGCACAGCGTCTGCATTTGGTGTTCGGGGGCGAATTGGTCGACCCTGCCCGCACGGAGTTTCGCGATGTGAACGATATTCATATCGTGGGAATTTTCCCTGATTATGACAGCGCCTATAACGCATGGAAATCTGAAGCGCAGCGCACAGTAGACAATGCGCATATGCGCTACTTCATCGCCCATTTGCATCGCCTGCGCGATGAGGAACAGGCCAATTCCGCGCAAAGCGAGTAA
- a CDS encoding 3'(2'),5'-bisphosphate nucleotidase CysQ, which translates to MQGPERQDREDLTLLVEAARAAGEIALRYWQNDPKAWEKSEGAGPVTEADLEIDKMLARDLQAARPSYGWLSEESQDDPARLAAKRGFIIDPIDGTRAFMDGSGDFSHALAVVEDGLVRAAVVYLPAVGRLYAAARDGGALCNETPLRISGHAEEAGARILTTKVNFEPRYWPHGAPPVSRHFRSSLAYRLALVGEGRYDGMLTFRPTWEWDSAAGSLIAAEAGAKVCDREGQDLRFNRPDPRSAGVFAGSRALVDKFMARLSGQTGLTA; encoded by the coding sequence TTGCAGGGGCCTGAGCGGCAAGATCGCGAAGATCTGACCCTATTGGTAGAAGCGGCCCGTGCCGCAGGCGAGATTGCCCTGCGCTATTGGCAAAATGACCCCAAGGCGTGGGAAAAATCCGAAGGGGCAGGCCCCGTCACAGAAGCGGACTTGGAAATCGACAAGATGTTGGCGCGCGATCTTCAGGCCGCGCGTCCCAGTTACGGGTGGTTGTCGGAAGAAAGCCAAGATGACCCCGCCCGTCTGGCCGCGAAGCGGGGTTTCATCATTGATCCCATCGATGGCACCCGTGCCTTTATGGATGGCTCTGGTGATTTCTCGCATGCATTGGCCGTTGTGGAAGATGGGCTCGTGCGTGCGGCGGTGGTCTATCTGCCTGCTGTCGGCAGGCTTTATGCCGCTGCGCGCGATGGGGGGGCGCTGTGCAATGAAACGCCCTTGCGCATTTCAGGTCATGCCGAAGAAGCGGGCGCGCGCATCCTGACCACCAAGGTCAATTTTGAACCGCGCTATTGGCCACATGGCGCGCCACCTGTGAGCCGCCATTTTCGTTCCTCTCTCGCCTATCGTTTGGCCCTTGTGGGCGAAGGGCGCTATGATGGAATGCTGACCTTTCGCCCAACTTGGGAATGGGACAGCGCCGCAGGCAGTCTTATTGCCGCCGAGGCAGGTGCCAAGGTCTGCGACCGAGAGGGGCAGGATTTGCGCTTTAACCGCCCCGACCCGCGAAGTGCGGGCGTTTTTGCAGGATCACGCGCCTTGGTGGATAAATTCATGGCGCGGCTTTCGGGTCAAACTGGCTTGACCGCCTGA
- a CDS encoding TldD/PmbA family protein, whose product MTDSPSNTAALRDLAEQILDIAKSAGADAADAMVVQGISQTVSLRNGALEQAERSEGTEMGLRVMVGQRQACVSAADLRPDTLRDMAARAVTMARLAPEDPTVGLADPAQLSSMRDASGLELSDDGAAPLPAEMEDEARRAEAAARAVAKVTQIQSSNAGYSHRTIFLAGSNGFAGGYARSDYGLSCVAISGEGTGMERDYYGDGRIFRSDLISPEEIGREAGMRAAARAGARKPKTGKYPVFFDERVSSTLIGHILAAINGSAIARGSSWLRDALGEAVLPVGFDLLEDPLRKRAGGSRPFDAEGLAAQKRAFIQDGKLASWVLDLATARKLGLESTANAARGLTSPPSPSVGNLALVGPKVERETLLREMGTGLLVTSLIGSSINPTTGDYSRGASGFWVENGEITYAVNECTIAGNLRDMLGTIRAANDARSHLSRVIPSLLVEEMTLAGA is encoded by the coding sequence ATGACAGACAGCCCTTCGAACACAGCGGCGCTGCGGGATCTGGCGGAACAGATTTTGGACATTGCCAAATCTGCGGGTGCGGATGCGGCAGATGCGATGGTGGTGCAAGGGATCTCGCAAACAGTGAGCTTGCGCAATGGCGCGTTAGAGCAGGCAGAACGATCCGAGGGCACGGAAATGGGCCTTCGTGTCATGGTGGGCCAACGGCAGGCTTGTGTTTCGGCAGCAGATTTACGCCCAGACACACTACGTGACATGGCCGCGCGCGCGGTGACTATGGCGCGGCTTGCCCCCGAAGACCCAACCGTTGGCTTGGCCGATCCCGCGCAACTCAGCTCAATGCGCGATGCATCAGGTCTTGAGTTGAGCGATGACGGCGCGGCACCTCTGCCCGCCGAGATGGAGGATGAAGCCCGCCGCGCCGAGGCTGCGGCCCGCGCCGTTGCCAAAGTCACCCAAATTCAGTCCTCAAATGCAGGCTACAGCCACCGCACGATCTTTCTTGCGGGCAGCAACGGGTTTGCAGGCGGCTACGCCCGCAGTGATTATGGCCTTTCCTGCGTGGCAATTTCAGGGGAAGGCACAGGCATGGAGCGGGATTACTACGGGGATGGCCGTATTTTCCGCAGTGATCTGATTAGCCCCGAAGAAATAGGGCGCGAAGCTGGGATGCGTGCTGCTGCGCGCGCAGGGGCGCGGAAGCCAAAAACAGGGAAATATCCCGTTTTCTTTGATGAACGTGTCTCCTCAACCCTCATCGGTCACATCTTGGCCGCGATCAATGGCAGCGCGATTGCACGCGGGTCGAGTTGGTTGCGCGATGCATTGGGTGAGGCGGTTTTGCCTGTTGGGTTTGATCTGCTGGAAGACCCTTTGCGCAAGCGTGCAGGCGGCTCGCGCCCCTTTGACGCCGAAGGTTTGGCGGCACAAAAGCGCGCCTTCATACAAGATGGCAAACTGGCCTCATGGGTGCTTGATCTGGCGACTGCGCGAAAATTGGGTCTGGAAAGCACCGCCAATGCCGCGCGCGGGCTCACTAGCCCGCCTTCGCCAAGCGTTGGAAATCTCGCCTTGGTCGGGCCAAAGGTCGAACGTGAGACGCTGTTGCGTGAGATGGGAACGGGGCTATTGGTGACATCCTTGATCGGCAGTTCCATCAACCCAACCACAGGGGATTATTCGCGTGGCGCGTCAGGGTTTTGGGTTGAAAACGGCGAAATCACCTATGCGGTCAATGAATGCACCATTGCAGGAAATTTGCGCGACATGCTTGGCACGATCCGTGCAGCAAATGATGCGCGCTCGCATCTGTCGCGGGTTATCCCCTCGCTTCTGGTAGAGGAGATGACGCTTGCAGGGGCCTGA
- a CDS encoding DUF2125 domain-containing protein, with product MSKMNSKYIWRPALSLAFVLSSLPAFAQSLAPVDMALETFREIAADAGHEFRFDAPQVIGTQVLIENLQIIEVDDPHSTVDTSIRTARAFFALNAEGDVVITLPEAIVIALTPTERPARDLVVDLPALPEVTVQSANGITLTWDAETEELAFQALGGVLIQAGEFALRSSTFEGQSVFSATPIAHRFGLGTVQGAIAEGALAQFALEGAALTLDGWGETASLGFEAANGLVATDPISAFAKPMGLDQAGRLGFALGAGNLSYRETDESLGASLSTDSVLLGAEFGEDIPILWRIGPSRLAANLPLLNREGGPFAITLSVADAMPEPPVWDWIDRAGLLPRETGAIDLDLAGDLGPAPETGMRLPLSLARLQINRATLTGAGLDFRATGGLDLTSGAGPSRVDISARGLFTFLEAMTQSGHLDPSQFAMIAGAIDLFATRTEGQDQLESAIDLTQEGKIMIGGMPLQ from the coding sequence ATGTCAAAGATGAATTCAAAATATATTTGGCGTCCAGCTCTATCTTTGGCTTTTGTCCTGTCCTCTCTGCCTGCCTTTGCACAAAGCCTCGCGCCCGTTGACATGGCGCTTGAGACCTTCCGCGAAATCGCCGCAGATGCAGGGCATGAGTTCCGCTTTGACGCGCCACAGGTAATCGGCACACAGGTGTTGATAGAGAACCTGCAAATTATCGAAGTGGATGATCCACATTCGACCGTAGATACAAGCATAAGAACGGCCCGCGCTTTTTTTGCCCTAAACGCGGAAGGTGATGTGGTGATCACGCTGCCTGAGGCGATTGTGATCGCGCTGACCCCTACAGAACGGCCCGCGCGGGATCTGGTGGTGGATCTGCCTGCATTGCCTGAGGTGACGGTGCAAAGTGCAAACGGCATCACGCTAACGTGGGATGCAGAAACAGAAGAATTGGCCTTTCAGGCTTTGGGCGGCGTGTTGATCCAAGCGGGTGAATTTGCCCTGCGCAGCAGCACTTTTGAAGGACAATCTGTATTTTCGGCAACACCCATTGCGCATCGTTTTGGCCTTGGCACAGTGCAAGGCGCAATCGCGGAAGGGGCTTTGGCCCAATTCGCGCTTGAGGGGGCTGCGCTTACCCTTGATGGCTGGGGCGAGACAGCTTCACTTGGGTTTGAGGCGGCCAATGGACTGGTGGCCACCGATCCGATTTCTGCTTTTGCAAAGCCGATGGGGCTGGATCAAGCAGGGCGGCTTGGCTTCGCGCTTGGGGCGGGCAATCTCAGCTACAGGGAAACAGACGAAAGTCTTGGCGCAAGCCTCAGCACCGATAGCGTGCTTTTGGGGGCCGAATTTGGCGAAGATATTCCCATTTTGTGGCGCATTGGGCCAAGCCGCTTGGCCGCTAATCTGCCATTATTGAACCGTGAGGGCGGGCCGTTTGCCATCACACTGTCGGTGGCAGATGCCATGCCCGAACCCCCCGTTTGGGATTGGATAGATCGCGCAGGTCTTTTGCCCCGCGAAACTGGTGCGATTGATCTCGATCTTGCAGGTGATCTGGGGCCTGCCCCCGAAACGGGAATGCGTCTGCCTTTGTCATTGGCTCGGCTGCAAATCAACAGGGCCACCCTCACGGGTGCAGGCCTTGATTTCCGTGCGACAGGTGGGCTTGATCTGACATCTGGCGCAGGGCCATCGCGGGTGGATATCAGCGCGCGCGGCCTTTTCACCTTTCTAGAGGCGATGACCCAGTCGGGCCATCTTGATCCAAGCCAATTTGCGATGATCGCAGGCGCAATTGACCTTTTCGCCACCCGAACCGAAGGCCAAGATCAGCTTGAAAGCGCAATTGATCTGACCCAAGAGGGAAAGATCATGATTGGCGGAATGCCTTTGCAATAA
- a CDS encoding enoyl-CoA hydratase/isomerase family protein, producing MPQSQAPLWRVTLDRPDKANALTEDMLATLVSIAKQAQAHPNLRALVITGAGEKVFCAGADLDAARAGLANSPLWEALSGAIAALPCLTIAALNGTLAGGAMGMALACDLRLSVDRASFFYPVAKLGFLPQPSDPKRLTALIGPARTKLLLLSGAKFTAKEALSFGLIDKIVPQEALWQEAQNMAEAAISGKAEVLRAIKAMIPDGTA from the coding sequence ATGCCCCAAAGCCAAGCACCGCTGTGGCGCGTGACGCTTGATCGTCCCGACAAAGCGAATGCCCTGACCGAAGATATGCTTGCCACCTTGGTCAGCATCGCCAAACAGGCACAGGCGCACCCAAACTTGCGCGCGTTGGTTATTACAGGGGCGGGCGAAAAGGTCTTTTGTGCGGGTGCGGATTTGGACGCGGCCCGCGCGGGTCTGGCCAACTCGCCCCTGTGGGAGGCGTTGTCAGGCGCGATTGCCGCGCTGCCCTGCCTGACGATTGCGGCTCTGAATGGCACATTGGCAGGCGGCGCTATGGGGATGGCATTGGCCTGTGATCTGCGCCTCAGCGTTGATCGCGCCTCATTTTTTTACCCAGTCGCAAAGCTTGGGTTTTTGCCGCAGCCCTCAGACCCCAAACGTCTGACGGCGCTCATAGGCCCTGCGCGCACAAAATTGCTGCTGCTGTCAGGCGCAAAATTTACCGCAAAAGAGGCCCTGTCCTTTGGGCTGATTGACAAGATCGTGCCGCAAGAGGCGCTTTGGCAGGAGGCGCAAAATATGGCCGAAGCCGCGATTTCGGGCAAAGCCGAGGTGCTGCGCGCCATCAAGGCGATGATCCCTGACGGCACGGCATGA
- a CDS encoding TIGR03862 family flavoprotein, with product MDVMIIGAGPSALMAADYLAHAGRRVVLMEGKASPARKFLMAGKSGLNLTMDEPLEAFLAAYGPSAAPLAPMIRAFGPEEVIRFTRDTLGQPIFTGSSRRVFPKAMKASPMLRAWLQRLGGRGVEIWRNFTWDGWGPDGAFRFSTAEGPREITATTTLLALGGASWPNLGGRGEWLEYLSARGVETVPFQPMNMGFHIKWSDHMRPHFGHPLKSLILRVGEKSVAGEIVITAKGIEGGGVYALSREMREGAMLSLDLCPDRSLDDVAARLEKGGRRKDSLSNILRKSLGIDGAKRAVLFEMCKSLPTAPKALAERIKALPIPHSGPFGLDRAISSSGGVAWSALDETLQLRALPNVYCIGEMVDWDAPTGGYLLTACFATGLWAARAAA from the coding sequence TTGGACGTGATGATCATCGGCGCGGGGCCGAGCGCGCTGATGGCTGCCGATTATTTGGCCCATGCTGGGCGGCGGGTTGTTTTGATGGAGGGCAAAGCCTCCCCTGCGCGTAAGTTTCTCATGGCGGGAAAGTCAGGGTTGAACCTCACAATGGACGAACCGCTTGAGGCGTTTCTTGCGGCCTATGGGCCTTCGGCTGCGCCGCTTGCGCCGATGATCCGCGCGTTTGGCCCTGAAGAAGTTATACGCTTTACCCGCGATACATTAGGGCAGCCGATCTTTACAGGCAGCTCACGGCGTGTATTCCCCAAGGCGATGAAAGCCTCACCCATGCTGCGCGCCTGGTTGCAGCGCTTGGGCGGGCGAGGCGTGGAGATTTGGCGCAATTTCACATGGGATGGATGGGGGCCAGACGGGGCGTTTCGTTTTTCTACAGCAGAAGGGCCGCGCGAGATCACAGCCACCACAACACTCTTGGCCCTTGGGGGGGCAAGCTGGCCGAATTTAGGCGGGCGCGGCGAATGGCTTGAATATCTGAGCGCGCGCGGGGTCGAAACGGTTCCGTTTCAGCCAATGAATATGGGGTTTCATATCAAATGGTCAGACCATATGCGCCCGCATTTTGGTCATCCGCTCAAATCCTTGATCTTGCGCGTGGGCGAAAAATCTGTGGCGGGTGAGATCGTGATCACCGCCAAAGGTATTGAGGGCGGCGGGGTTTACGCCCTCTCGCGCGAGATGCGAGAGGGGGCGATGCTCAGCCTTGACCTCTGCCCTGACCGCAGTCTGGACGATGTTGCGGCGCGTCTTGAGAAAGGGGGCAGGCGCAAGGACAGTTTGTCGAATATCCTGCGCAAATCCCTTGGGATAGACGGGGCAAAGCGCGCAGTTTTGTTCGAAATGTGCAAATCCCTGCCCACTGCGCCGAAAGCGTTGGCAGAGCGCATCAAAGCCTTGCCCATCCCCCATAGCGGCCCGTTTGGATTGGACCGCGCAATCTCTAGTTCGGGCGGGGTCGCATGGTCTGCGCTAGACGAGACTTTGCAGCTTCGCGCCCTACCAAATGTCTATTGTATCGGCGAGATGGTCGATTGGGATGCGCCTACGGGTGGCTATTTGCTGACAGCCTGTTTTGCTACGGGCCTTTGGGCGGCGCGTGCAGCAGCCTAG
- a CDS encoding DNA polymerase III subunit delta: MKLSTSEAARFITRPDTGAAGVLIYGADAMRVAIKRQDLLANLLGPDAEGEMRLTRMMGASLRSDPAALLDAIKATGFFPGPRAVFVEDATDAAAAAITSAINEWAAGDAQIIVTAGQLTPRSALRKLFETQKSAFCIAVYDDPPSQAEVEAELKKAGLSAIAQDASRDLAALARALDPGDFRQLLEKLALYKLGDESPLSSAEVAALAPATIDAEIDEILHAAAEGAHARVGALMARLGGQGVTAVALCIAALRHFRTLHMAACHPQGPAAGFSPKTGVFGPRRDRMVKQAQAWGVTRLEDAVQSLIETDLTLRSSSQAPQLAVMERSLIRLAMMPRNAR, encoded by the coding sequence ATGAAGCTTTCCACCTCAGAGGCGGCGCGGTTTATCACCCGCCCCGATACAGGGGCGGCAGGCGTTCTGATTTATGGGGCAGATGCGATGCGGGTGGCGATTAAGCGCCAAGACCTGCTTGCCAATCTTTTGGGGCCAGATGCCGAAGGCGAAATGCGCCTTACCCGTATGATGGGGGCATCTTTGCGCAGTGATCCTGCGGCTCTTTTGGACGCGATTAAGGCGACAGGGTTCTTTCCAGGCCCGCGCGCTGTCTTTGTCGAAGATGCAACAGATGCCGCCGCCGCCGCAATCACAAGCGCCATAAACGAATGGGCTGCAGGTGACGCCCAAATCATTGTGACGGCGGGGCAACTGACACCACGCTCGGCGCTGAGAAAATTGTTTGAAACCCAAAAATCGGCTTTTTGTATCGCCGTTTATGATGATCCGCCCAGTCAGGCTGAGGTCGAGGCCGAATTGAAAAAGGCGGGGCTATCTGCAATCGCGCAAGATGCCTCTCGTGACTTGGCCGCCCTCGCCCGCGCGCTTGATCCTGGCGATTTCAGGCAGCTCTTGGAAAAGCTAGCCCTTTATAAACTAGGCGATGAGAGCCCTCTCTCTTCGGCGGAGGTGGCAGCATTGGCGCCTGCCACGATTGATGCGGAGATTGACGAAATCTTACACGCCGCTGCCGAAGGCGCCCATGCGCGTGTTGGTGCCCTGATGGCAAGGCTTGGTGGTCAGGGGGTCACGGCGGTTGCACTTTGTATCGCGGCCTTGCGCCATTTTCGCACGCTCCATATGGCCGCCTGTCATCCACAGGGGCCAGCGGCTGGGTTTTCCCCGAAAACAGGGGTCTTTGGCCCGCGCAGGGATCGCATGGTCAAACAAGCGCAGGCTTGGGGCGTTACACGCCTTGAGGATGCGGTGCAAAGCCTGATCGAGACGGATTTGACCCTCCGCTCAAGTTCACAAGCCCCGCAATTGGCAGTGATGGAGCGCAGTCTCATCCGCTTGGCCATGATGCCGCGCAACGCCCGCTAG